A window of the Sphingobium sp. CAP-1 genome harbors these coding sequences:
- the xth gene encoding exodeoxyribonuclease III, translating to MADTLSICSWNINSVRARIDIVEQLLRQEAPDILCLQETKVVNEIFPTDMFKRLGYVHQVLNGQRMHHGVAILSKVPVHEDDRFDWQANGEARHVGVRLDNGVRIENVYVPAGGDIADRDVNPKFGQKLDFLDRMIQWSSALDDKPTILTGDFNIAPLECDVWSHKQLLNVVSHTPIECEILGRLQASNDWVDIGRHFHPAPARLYTWWSYRAKDWAESDRGRRLDHMWMTRDVADKAVSHRVVEPARNWGKPSDHIPIITEFAF from the coding sequence ATGGCCGACACCCTCTCCATCTGCTCCTGGAACATCAACTCCGTCCGCGCGCGCATCGACATCGTCGAACAATTGCTGCGTCAGGAAGCGCCCGACATTCTGTGCCTTCAGGAAACGAAGGTGGTGAACGAGATTTTCCCCACCGACATGTTCAAACGGCTGGGCTATGTCCATCAGGTGCTGAACGGCCAGCGAATGCACCATGGCGTTGCGATCCTCAGCAAGGTGCCGGTGCATGAGGATGACCGTTTCGACTGGCAGGCCAATGGCGAAGCGCGCCATGTCGGCGTCCGGCTCGACAATGGCGTGCGGATCGAAAATGTCTATGTCCCCGCCGGCGGCGACATTGCCGACCGGGACGTGAATCCCAAATTCGGCCAGAAGCTCGATTTCCTCGACCGGATGATCCAATGGTCCTCCGCCCTCGACGACAAGCCCACCATCCTGACCGGCGACTTCAACATCGCGCCGCTGGAATGCGATGTGTGGAGCCACAAGCAGTTGCTGAACGTCGTCAGCCACACGCCGATCGAATGCGAGATTCTCGGCCGGTTGCAGGCGTCGAACGACTGGGTCGATATCGGCCGCCATTTCCATCCCGCGCCTGCCCGGCTCTACACCTGGTGGAGCTATCGCGCGAAGGACTGGGCGGAATCGGATCGCGGCCGCCGCCTCGACCATATGTGGATGACCAGGGATGTGGCGGACAAGGCGGTCAGCCACCGCGTGGTCGAACCGGCGCGCAACTGGGGCAAGCCGTCCGACCATATCCCCATCATCACCGAATTCGCCTTCTGA